GAATGAGAAATTAGCCAGGCTGAATGTCCGCTTTGTGCCAGAAGCGGACATTTAACGTGCTTGAGCTAAACAGCAGGCACAGATGAAATTCAAAAATTCAAAGAAAACGTTAAGTAAGTGCATCGCGTTTTGCTATGAATTTAAGCAGAATGATTCTGGAAAAGCTCAGATTGCCTGAGTGCAGCCTTCATGGTGACAGGCGAAGCTATCGGACGTTTTACGCTAATGGCAGCCATTCTTCATTACGTTCCTCTTACTGGATTTGTTAAGATGAAGGCCAGTGGACTCTGTTTTTTCACCAGAGAACGCTGGCGGCAGGCACAGAGGTTCACGGGTGTGCTGCATACTCAGGGCTGAGGAGATGTGTTTATGCGGACGGTTATAGTTGTGCCATACGATGATAAATGGCCTGAGATGTTTGAAGCGGAAAGGTTACTGATAAAGACATTGCTTGGTGGCGTGGCTAAAGATATCCATCACATTGGCAGCACATCCGTGCCTGGTCTCTCAGCAAAGCCCATTATCGATATACTGCTGGAAGTCTCAGACATCCATGAACTGGACAGATATAATTGTGAAATGGCCCACGCCGGTTATGTTATCCGCGGTGAGAACGGGATTTCAGGGCGCAGATATTTCATTAAGGGTGGCGATCAGCGTAGCCATCAGGTGCATGCATTTGCCAGTGGCGATATGCAGGTACCAAGACATCTTCTTTTCCGCGATTACTTACGAAAAAACACTCACATCGCAGGGATGTATGCTGAGCTGAAACACTCGGCAGTACGACTCAGCAGGAACGATGCGCATCGTTACAGCGCGCTCAAAGCAAACTTTATAGCGCATCATTTACGTCTGGCCCAGGCTGAGTCAGAACGATAAGGAATGAGTTCATTGTGGGATGTTATGTCCCCTTTTATCCTTCAGCAGACTTCACCCTGCTGGTATGTCCGCTTTGTGCCAGAATCGCACTGCGCCAGCCGTGAACTTAATTGAGATTTTTCGCCGGAAACGCTGGAATTCAAGGCTGAGTTGTCACCGCTGAAAATCGTGAAATTTTATTAATGGGGTAACTATTCTTCGACTGTGTAGTTATCTGCTTCAGGAGAATAACTCCGACAAACGCATGCCAGCTTATGCCCGTCAGGATCGCGCAGGTAGGCAACATAAAAGTCGGGGCCGTATAAGGTTCGGGTGCCTGGAGCGCCTGCATTCTCTCCACCCGCAAGAAGGCCGGCTGCATGAAAGCGTCTGACAAGCTCCGCGTTATCTGCACTGAATGCGAACATGGTTCCGTTTCCAGCCGTCGCTGTATGTCCATCAAAGGGAGGGCAAATACAAAAGCTGAACCCCTCATCCGGATTATTGTCTTCTCCCCACATTGCCCAGCCCTCTGTCCAGGCTGGCTGTCGCGAATAGCCGAGGACGTTAAAAATAGCGTCATAAAAGTCCTCGGATCGCTGAAGGTCATTTGTTCCCATCGTGATATACGTCAGCATTTGATTACAACCTCTCGCCGTTTTTCTCAACAGTTAGTATACCGTTCACAGCAGCA
This DNA window, taken from Pantoea vagans, encodes the following:
- a CDS encoding GrpB family protein, whose protein sequence is MRTVIVVPYDDKWPEMFEAERLLIKTLLGGVAKDIHHIGSTSVPGLSAKPIIDILLEVSDIHELDRYNCEMAHAGYVIRGENGISGRRYFIKGGDQRSHQVHAFASGDMQVPRHLLFRDYLRKNTHIAGMYAELKHSAVRLSRNDAHRYSALKANFIAHHLRLAQAESER
- a CDS encoding VOC family protein; this encodes MLTYITMGTNDLQRSEDFYDAIFNVLGYSRQPAWTEGWAMWGEDNNPDEGFSFCICPPFDGHTATAGNGTMFAFSADNAELVRRFHAAGLLAGGENAGAPGTRTLYGPDFYVAYLRDPDGHKLACVCRSYSPEADNYTVEE